TTTAAACAAACGCGTAACGTAACGCGTCGTTTTGACAGAGAGCAATTTGACAGTGACAgaaacatcgcctggcggcgATGTTTAAGGACGACAGGCGACGAAACACCGTGAGAGAATAAAGCAATTTTTTGGTCATTCGAAATTAATTCAGTGTAATTCGGTCCTCGGTAATacgaaaaactaaacaacGTTGTATACGCGAAAATAAGACGAGTCCTTTGAGTGTGTCGTGCAATCGCTgcgcttcgttttcgtttttgttattttattagtGCTcgcgccggggccgggcggccTATTTCTTTTGCCAATTCACCCTTTTCCCTGCTCGCGCTAGGGTCGTGCTCCTCGCGTCGGGGTTTCGTTTGTCGCGTTGACTTTAATTCAATTCCCCTTCGTTAATTCCCTCACCCGGAGAAGCCCGTTCCGCAGTGCAGTGCAATTTGAAGCGCAGAACAACCCTTCGGAGGATTTCATTTCGAACGAGTAGAAAAACAACGTACAACATGTCGTCGATGGCGCTACGGCTCGCCCGGAAATCGGCCAACCAATTGCTACCCAAAGCAACTGGAGCCCAAACCAAGACGTTCTTCACCTACTCGAACCAAATCTCGCAACCGCTTGAGCGGCAACCGAAGTACACCACGGCCGAGGAAGCGGTGAAAGTGATTAAATCAGGTAAAAACGAAAGACTGTCGAATCAGTTGCCTACACACGGTGCCTCCCTCGATTGGTGCCCCCGAATAGACTTGTTGGCCAAGGACTTTTAGTGCGCCGCTAGAACCAGGAAAGGGCCATTACGAGTGCGGGACGCAGTGCCGTTACGCAACGCGCTTGGTGTTTATGCCACTTGCGTTCGACGTCACACGAAGATGGGCATTTTTACGCATTTTTTAACCATCCGGACCGGATGACGTTTACCACCGACACAAACGCGGCGCCGCCTCACTTGGGCCTGGGGATGTTCAAATGAGCCGCGCCGAGGTCATTGGCCACGAAATCTCAGTACTCTGGTCGGTCTGGCATTGATAAAAGTGCTGCTTGGTGTGTCTACATAACAATTGCCTCGCGTCACCGTTCGGCGGCCAAAGGTCATCTTGGCTGCGCTGGTACAGCATTCTTACATGTCCGGGAGACGCGTAAACAGTGATTATCAGTTGGACTTTGTAATCGATTGGGTCGCTAGGGTATGTGATGCTTTCggtgcatttttgtttgccaccaATCAAAGTCGCCAGTCCTAGTAGGCTGAACATTGCTCGCCTGTCCGGAACAAGTCGGCAGACTACAGTCAAAAGCGGCCTCATGACCGATAGAGAGGTGCTGCTCACAGCAATGTGATAAGTGGGCTTCCTAATTGCGTGATAACTCAATAAGGCAGCCAAGCGGAGCGCACAAACTAGTTACATTCCGCATGCGAAATCCATCGCGTCTGGCTGTACACGAAACCAATCAACACATCATGTGGAACCAACGAAAGTGGTTCGAATGTCAATGTCACGTGAATTACGCTTGCGGTCAAAGTAAACGAGCGAGGAACGAGAGATTTAAAAACCGACgtttatatttatgtttgattcTAGCAGCGGAACACCGCTACGGAAGGTTTCTAGGTCACTGGTCCCTTTGCGTGAGCATGTGCCCTTGGGGGCGGCCCACGCACCGGGAGCTGGCCAGGAATAGAACGAAATACTAGTTCCTAGCATGCATAAACACGAGGCTGGATTAACCGACCAATCCGGTTTCAATGGTTCTGCTGCTTCGTCGGGCCATATTTTACATTCTTTGAAGAGCTAAAACCTGAGCTCACCAGAAAACCAGTTTAGAATTGGGTTCATTGCAAGTGTTTGCCGAGGACGATGTATTAATGCCATTTAGGAAAAATATGTCATTTAACTTTGTTCATTTTAAGATGAGGGACAacttgaaacatttcaattttaattaaacctaCGTTCAACACGATGGACGTTGAAGCGTTGATCCAAGTAGTCTCCGCATTTTGCGATGCATACTGCGATGGTTGTGTAAAGGTTGCGCCGTTGCATACATTTATCAATTGCATTCGGGGCCAATGAAAGGCAATTACATGATTACCTCGGGCGCTTGCTGACCGTTCAGAGGgaatagtagtagtagttgttAATGGATGCGAATCGAATGTCGCTAGTGGGCCTCCAAACCACCTTCACACGAATAAAGTTTGAGCCGTTCCAAGGAGAACCAAGGTGCCTCCAAGTGGCGTCACCGTACGGGGTTGTCATACTAATTGTTAATCTTCTAATTTATGACCCGTCCGTGCTCACTACAATGCACGGGTTGTGAGCTAATTGGCAACCCATAGATGGACCGTGTACTTCCCAGTTTTCGACAAGATAACATTACATTCAGCTTTTGTCACGTGTTTTAGGCCAAAGACGTTGGAACAgtttttgggtttcattttcatcgaccTTCAGTTTCTTTTAGCACATCCAAGAAGCCTACTTGGATTGGAGGATTGATTTTCGTACATGCTTGTTATTGATAACTTACGATTTACACTATCGTTTGTGTGGATGGTTCCCTTTAAAGGATGACAATTGATTGGGTTTTCGAAAGTCCGATGGTCAATGGATGAACCCTGAACCGGTACCTTGAAAGGTTTGCCCCCACATGTTTCCCGTAAAGCCTCGGGATAACGCCTCTTCCAGTTAGCTGCCCCTTTCTATATAATCACCACGATAAGATTACTCTTATCGGGCCGGAACGATGGATTGTTTACTTAATTCCGTGTTCTTAGCCAGTTCCCATCACTTCAGTGTCTTAATGAAGAATATTTTACTTTAAGATGGCACATAAACAACTTTTATTCAATCATTCACTTAACCCCTCTTTATCTAACTTACGCTTTCCAGGAGATGTAGTGTTCGCGCAGGGTGCTGCGGCCACCCCGGTTCACCTTCTTGATGCGATGACGAAGCACGGTCTCGAAAACAAGCTGCGCGACATTACCGTCACGCATATGCACACCGAAGGTCCGGCCTCGTACTGCAAGCCGGAGGCCAAGGATGTCTTCCGCTCGAAATCGCTCTTCATGGGTGGCAACGTGCgggccgccgtggccgatggccggGGCGATGCCGTGCCCATCTTTCTGCACGAAATTCCGCTCCTCTTTAGGCGCAAGCTGATCCAGCCGGACGTGGCCATCGTGTCGGTTTCGCCACCGGACAACCACGGGTACTGCACACTCGGCACCAGCGTCGATTGCGTACGAGCGGCGCTCGAAAACTCGAAAGTTATCATCGCCCAGGTCAACAAACAGATGCCACGGACCTTCGGGGACAGCATCATTCACGAGTCGCACTTTGACTATGCCGTCAACGTGGACATTCCGCTTCCCGAACACGGTGGCCATGCAATGTCCGACGTGGAAACGAAGATCGGCAAGTTGATCGCGGAGAACCTGGTAGAGGACGGGGCAACACTGCAGATGGGCATCGGCAACATCCCGGACGCAGTGTTGAACGCGCTGCACAACCACAAGGACCTCGGCATCCACTCGGAGATGTTTGCCGGTGGTGTGGTCGATCTGGTGCGCAAGGGATGCGTGACGAACGACAAGAAAACGTTCCACCGGGGCCGCATCGTCGGTTCCTTCCTGATTGGCACCAAGAAGCTGTACGACTTCGTCGATAACAATCCCTTCATCGGTAAGTGGTCGGCGTAGAAGGTACCTCCCATCGGCCAAAGGAACGTAACAACGTGCATTGCGGTTCTCTTGCAGAAATGCTCGAGATCAACTACGTCAACAACGTGGGCATCGTGGCACGGAATCCCAAAATGACGGCCATCAACTCGGCCATCGAGGTCGACCTTACCGGGCAGGTGTGCGCCGATTCGATCGGCACGCGTATGTACTCCGGTTTCGGCGGTCAGGTGGACTTTATCCGCGGTGCGGCCGAAGGTTTCGATGGCAAGGGTAAACCGATCATTGCACTGCCATCGTCCACCAACAAGGGTGAGAGCAAG
This genomic stretch from Anopheles bellator unplaced genomic scaffold, idAnoBellAS_SP24_06.2 scaffold00278_ctg1, whole genome shotgun sequence harbors:
- the LOC131214218 gene encoding 4-hydroxybutyrate coenzyme A transferase-like produces the protein MSSMALRLARKSANQLLPKATGAQTKTFFTYSNQISQPLERQPKYTTAEEAVKVIKSGDVVFAQGAAATPVHLLDAMTKHGLENKLRDITVTHMHTEGPASYCKPEAKDVFRSKSLFMGGNVRAAVADGRGDAVPIFLHEIPLLFRRKLIQPDVAIVSVSPPDNHGYCTLGTSVDCVRAALENSKVIIAQVNKQMPRTFGDSIIHESHFDYAVNVDIPLPEHGGHAMSDVETKIGKLIAENLVEDGATLQMGIGNIPDAVLNALHNHKDLGIHSEMFAGGVVDLVRKGCVTNDKKTFHRGRIVGSFLIGTKKLYDFVDNNPFIEMLEINYVNNVGIVARNPKMTAINSAIEVDLTGQVCADSIGTRMYSGFGGQVDFIRGAAEGFDGKGKPIIALPSSTNKGESKIAPILKPGAGVVTSRAHVHYVVTEYGIANLFGRSLRQRAYALIQIAHPNHRETLEKAAFERLKTMPSPN